The following are encoded in a window of Mycolicibacterium tusciae JS617 genomic DNA:
- a CDS encoding GNAT family N-acetyltransferase has translation MADNDHDFAASRREITDALIAALDRRHEVLDVIVDADNRGAAVEAVAELLGTTHLGAEAVVQMPMYRLTKDSRRKIAAELEDLNSRLSFTLMERPESSGEHLELRAFSGEADRDLFGARTADMGAAGDGSGGAAGPLDDEIGSAIGRIDAEDAVWLVAEIGTQTVGMVFGELVSGEVNVRIWIHPDHRKHGYGTAALRKARSEMARYFPAVPMVVRAPGATAG, from the coding sequence ATGGCCGACAATGACCACGACTTCGCCGCTTCGCGCCGTGAGATCACCGACGCCCTGATCGCTGCTCTCGACCGCCGGCACGAGGTGCTTGATGTGATCGTCGATGCCGACAACCGCGGCGCGGCCGTCGAAGCGGTTGCCGAATTGCTCGGCACCACGCACCTGGGCGCCGAAGCGGTGGTGCAAATGCCGATGTATCGACTCACCAAAGACTCGCGGCGCAAGATCGCGGCGGAACTCGAGGACCTGAACAGCCGACTGAGCTTCACCCTGATGGAACGGCCCGAGAGTTCAGGAGAGCATCTCGAGCTGCGGGCGTTCTCCGGCGAGGCCGACCGAGACCTCTTCGGAGCCCGGACCGCCGACATGGGTGCCGCCGGTGACGGCTCCGGCGGTGCCGCAGGCCCTCTCGACGACGAGATCGGCTCGGCTATCGGACGGATCGACGCCGAGGACGCCGTGTGGCTGGTGGCCGAAATAGGGACGCAGACAGTCGGAATGGTGTTCGGGGAGCTAGTAAGCGGTGAGGTGAACGTCCGGATCTGGATCCATCCGGACCACCGAAAGCACGGTTACGGCACTGCGGCGCTGCGCAAGGCGCGTTCAGAGATGGCGCGGTATTTCCCTGCCGTGCCGATGGTGGTCCGCGCTCCCGGCGCTACCGCCGGCTGA
- a CDS encoding aldehyde dehydrogenase (NADP(+)) — MTATITGPLRTTEPTGQMLIAGEPVRGSGEPINAFDPTAGETLEPPYHYGDSANVEAACSAAAAAFPVYRATTSEQRAQFLEAVAANIEAVKDAVIARATAETGLPTARITGEVGRTTGQLRLFASVLREGSWNGARIDPALPDRQPAPRPDIRQRTVPLGPVAVFGASNFPLAFSVAGGDTASALAAGCPVVVKGHDAHPGTSELVGRVIADAVAESGLPKGTFSLLFGSGPDLGIALVTDPRIKAVGFTGSRYGGTALVAAAAARPEPIPVYAEMSSINPVFLLDGALSTRGADLGKAFVGSLTMGSGQFCTNPGLVIAADSPGLDDFITAARDALAGSAATPMLTPNIAGSYADGVTALSKEADLIGRGEAGDNECACHAALFATDAAGFLNSERLQAEVFGSSSLIVRCKDATEMRSVAENIEGQLTATVHADESDYPEAGKLLPVLELKAGRILFDGWPTGVEVGHAMVHGGPYPATSDSRSTSVGSLAIERFLRPVAYQDVPKSLLPSAIADGNPDRLWRRIDGQLTAD; from the coding sequence ATGACTGCCACCATTACGGGCCCACTCAGGACCACCGAACCGACCGGACAGATGCTCATCGCCGGCGAACCCGTCCGCGGGTCCGGCGAGCCCATCAACGCCTTCGACCCCACCGCCGGCGAGACGCTTGAGCCCCCCTACCACTACGGCGACTCCGCCAATGTCGAGGCCGCCTGCTCCGCCGCGGCCGCCGCCTTCCCGGTCTACCGCGCCACCACCTCCGAGCAGCGCGCCCAATTCCTCGAAGCCGTCGCCGCCAACATCGAGGCGGTCAAGGACGCGGTCATCGCCCGCGCCACCGCCGAGACCGGCCTGCCGACCGCACGGATCACCGGCGAGGTCGGCCGCACCACCGGTCAGCTACGCCTCTTCGCCTCCGTCCTGCGCGAAGGTTCCTGGAACGGCGCCCGCATCGACCCCGCCCTTCCCGACCGCCAACCCGCACCCCGCCCCGACATCCGCCAGCGCACCGTCCCGCTGGGTCCCGTCGCTGTCTTCGGCGCCTCCAACTTCCCCCTGGCCTTCTCTGTCGCCGGCGGTGACACCGCCTCCGCGCTCGCCGCAGGATGCCCCGTCGTCGTCAAGGGCCACGACGCTCACCCCGGCACCTCCGAACTGGTCGGCCGTGTCATCGCCGACGCCGTCGCCGAGTCCGGCCTGCCGAAGGGCACCTTCTCGCTGCTCTTCGGGTCCGGCCCCGACCTCGGCATCGCGCTGGTCACCGATCCGCGCATCAAGGCCGTCGGCTTCACCGGATCACGTTACGGCGGAACGGCTCTCGTCGCGGCTGCGGCTGCCCGACCCGAGCCCATCCCCGTCTACGCCGAGATGAGCTCCATCAACCCGGTGTTCCTGCTCGACGGTGCCCTGAGCACCCGCGGCGCCGACCTCGGCAAGGCCTTCGTCGGCTCACTGACCATGGGGTCCGGCCAGTTCTGCACGAACCCGGGCCTCGTCATCGCCGCCGACAGCCCCGGCCTCGACGACTTCATCACCGCCGCCCGCGACGCCCTGGCCGGGTCGGCGGCCACCCCGATGCTCACGCCGAACATCGCAGGCAGCTACGCCGACGGTGTCACCGCGCTGAGCAAGGAAGCCGACCTGATCGGCCGGGGCGAAGCCGGTGACAACGAATGTGCCTGCCACGCCGCGCTGTTCGCGACCGACGCCGCCGGCTTCCTGAACTCCGAGCGACTGCAGGCCGAGGTCTTCGGGTCGTCCAGCCTCATCGTGCGTTGCAAGGACGCCACCGAGATGCGCTCCGTCGCCGAGAACATCGAAGGTCAGCTCACCGCAACGGTGCACGCCGACGAGTCCGACTACCCCGAAGCCGGAAAACTGCTGCCGGTACTCGAACTCAAGGCCGGACGCATCCTGTTCGACGGCTGGCCCACCGGCGTCGAGGTCGGCCACGCCATGGTGCACGGCGGCCCCTACCCGGCCACGTCCGACTCGCGCAGCACGTCGGTCGGCTCGCTGGCCATCGAGCGCTTCCTGCGGCCCGTTGCCTACCAGGACGTGCCGAAGTCGCTGCTGCCCAGCGCAATTGCCGACGGCAACCCAGACCGCCTGTGGCGCCGCATCGACGGCCAGCTCACCGCCGACTAA
- a CDS encoding 5-dehydro-4-deoxyglucarate dehydratase: MNPKFDGVLFFPVTPFTEAGTVDLDLLAQHVAKGVDAGPGGVFIACGTGEFHALEPKEFGEIVRTAVETVAGRVPVYAGAGGSIAQAKLFATAAKANGADGLLLLPPYLVEMPAAGLIEYTREVAAATDLPVIVYNRNNARYTEASAIEVAKIPTVVGIKDGTGDLDQVARIVRAVKDNVEKDFLFFNGLPTAETTQQAYRAIGVPLYSSATFAFAPDLALAFYNALESGNDALVDALSAAFFHPLVRLRDTVPGYAVSLVKAGVAMEGLPAGPVRPPLIMPSSADLTELHAIITAGRAVLSDALAQAR, translated from the coding sequence ATGAATCCCAAGTTTGACGGCGTTCTGTTCTTCCCCGTCACGCCCTTCACCGAGGCAGGCACGGTCGATCTCGACCTGCTGGCCCAGCACGTCGCCAAGGGCGTGGACGCGGGACCCGGTGGTGTGTTCATCGCCTGCGGCACAGGCGAATTCCATGCTCTGGAGCCGAAGGAGTTCGGTGAGATCGTCCGCACGGCCGTCGAGACGGTGGCCGGGCGCGTGCCCGTCTACGCGGGTGCCGGGGGTTCCATCGCCCAGGCCAAGCTCTTCGCGACGGCCGCCAAGGCCAACGGCGCCGACGGCCTGCTCCTGCTTCCCCCGTATCTCGTCGAGATGCCCGCCGCCGGGCTGATCGAGTACACCCGTGAGGTCGCTGCTGCCACGGATCTGCCGGTGATCGTCTACAACCGCAACAACGCCCGCTATACCGAGGCGTCGGCGATCGAGGTCGCGAAGATCCCCACCGTCGTCGGAATCAAGGACGGCACCGGCGATCTCGACCAGGTCGCACGCATCGTCCGGGCAGTCAAAGACAACGTCGAGAAGGACTTCTTGTTCTTCAACGGCCTGCCCACCGCGGAGACCACGCAGCAGGCCTATCGCGCCATCGGCGTCCCGCTGTACTCGTCGGCCACCTTCGCCTTCGCCCCCGACCTCGCGCTCGCGTTCTACAACGCGCTCGAGTCCGGCAACGACGCGCTGGTGGACGCCCTGTCCGCGGCGTTCTTCCATCCGCTGGTGCGCCTGCGCGACACCGTGCCGGGTTACGCCGTCTCACTCGTCAAGGCCGGCGTGGCGATGGAAGGCCTGCCCGCAGGGCCGGTCCGCCCGCCGCTGATCATGCCGAGCTCCGCGGACCTCACCGAGCTGCACGCCATCATCACCGCCGGACGCGCCGTGCTGTCCGACGCGCTCGCCCAGGCCCGCTAG
- a CDS encoding glucarate dehydratase family protein gives MAPSRIRITGARITPVAFVDPPLLNTVGVHQPYALRAIIQLDTDAGLVGLGETYADSTHLVRLQAAADAITGLDVFSLNAIRAAIADRLRGDNRAIGTAGMITTASAVDQVFSPFEVACLDIGGHATGRPVSDLLGGKVRDTVPFSAYLFYKWAAHPGQEPDTFGEALDPDGLVTQARRIIDEYGFSAIKLKGGVFPPEEEMAAIEELRKAFPEHPLRLDPNAAWTPQTSVKVASGLAGILEYLEDPTPGLDGMAEVAQQAPMPLATNMCVVAFNQLKPAVAKGSVRVVLSDHHYWGGLQRSRLLAGICDTFDLGLSMHSNSHLGISLTAMVHLAGATPNLTYACDTHWPWKTEEIVKPGVLEFEDGAVAVPTTPGLGIEIDDDSLAALHEQYLSCGIRDRDDTGYMKSIDPSYEFVGPRW, from the coding sequence ATGGCACCCAGCCGGATTCGCATCACCGGCGCCCGCATCACCCCGGTCGCGTTCGTCGACCCGCCGCTGCTCAACACGGTCGGCGTGCACCAGCCCTACGCCTTGCGCGCCATCATCCAGCTGGACACCGACGCGGGGCTCGTCGGGCTCGGCGAGACCTACGCCGACTCGACGCATCTCGTCCGCCTCCAGGCCGCCGCCGACGCGATCACCGGGTTGGACGTGTTCTCGCTCAACGCGATCCGCGCCGCGATCGCCGACCGTCTCCGCGGCGACAACCGGGCCATCGGCACGGCGGGAATGATCACCACGGCCAGCGCCGTCGACCAGGTCTTCTCCCCGTTCGAGGTCGCCTGCCTCGACATCGGAGGCCACGCCACCGGGCGTCCCGTCTCCGATCTGCTGGGCGGCAAGGTCCGGGACACCGTGCCGTTCAGTGCCTACCTGTTCTACAAGTGGGCCGCGCATCCCGGCCAGGAGCCCGACACGTTCGGTGAGGCGCTCGACCCCGACGGTCTGGTCACTCAGGCCAGGCGCATCATCGACGAATACGGCTTCAGCGCAATCAAACTCAAGGGCGGTGTGTTTCCTCCCGAGGAGGAGATGGCGGCCATCGAGGAGCTACGCAAGGCGTTCCCCGAGCATCCGCTGCGGCTGGACCCCAATGCCGCGTGGACGCCGCAGACGTCGGTCAAGGTGGCGTCCGGTCTGGCGGGCATCCTCGAGTACCTCGAAGATCCGACGCCCGGCCTCGACGGGATGGCCGAGGTCGCGCAACAGGCGCCCATGCCGCTGGCGACCAACATGTGCGTGGTGGCGTTCAACCAGCTGAAGCCCGCCGTCGCGAAAGGCTCGGTGCGCGTGGTGCTTTCCGATCACCACTACTGGGGCGGCCTGCAACGCTCGCGACTGCTCGCCGGGATCTGCGACACGTTCGACCTCGGCCTGTCGATGCACTCCAATTCTCATCTCGGCATCAGCCTGACTGCCATGGTGCACCTTGCCGGCGCGACGCCGAACCTCACCTACGCCTGCGACACGCACTGGCCGTGGAAGACCGAGGAGATCGTCAAGCCCGGCGTCCTGGAGTTCGAGGACGGCGCCGTCGCCGTGCCGACGACACCCGGTCTCGGTATCGAGATCGACGACGACTCGCTGGCCGCGCTGCACGAGCAGTACCTGAGCTGCGGGATCCGGGACCGCGACGACACCGGCTACATGAAGTCGATCGATCCGAGCTACGAGTTCGTCGGCCCGCGCTGGTAG
- a CDS encoding STAS domain-containing protein — protein MTVGTVRIGRPNPALVPALVEEYRQCGRATFAARRLSTSRLAVAVIGELDARNGRGLGRFVEQHTGISRQLVLDLRAVDFAGTQAFTALYYISVHCARNDVDWIIVASHPVRRLLSICDPDNELPLVDDLTSGLEHLTRSARCHQHVPSAG, from the coding sequence ATGACGGTTGGGACCGTACGCATTGGTCGTCCGAATCCTGCGTTAGTGCCTGCGTTAGTGGAGGAATACCGACAGTGCGGCAGAGCGACATTTGCCGCGCGGCGGCTTTCGACGTCGCGGCTCGCCGTCGCGGTCATCGGGGAGTTGGACGCCCGCAACGGACGCGGCCTCGGCCGTTTCGTCGAGCAGCACACCGGAATCTCGCGCCAGCTGGTGCTCGATCTGCGGGCCGTCGACTTCGCAGGCACCCAGGCGTTCACCGCGCTCTACTACATCAGCGTGCACTGCGCCCGCAATGACGTCGACTGGATCATCGTCGCCAGCCACCCGGTCCGACGCCTGCTCTCGATCTGCGACCCCGACAACGAACTGCCGCTCGTCGACGACCTCACGTCGGGACTGGAGCACCTGACCCGCTCAGCACGGTGTCACCAGCACGTTCCATCCGCGGGATAG